In the Blautia coccoides genome, AGCGGATCTGGGTCAGGTGGATATGGTGATCTACAGTCTGGCAGCACCCAGAAGGACTACTGCAGATAATAAAACCTGGTCTTCCACGTTAAAGACCACAACCGGTGCTTTTACAGAGAAGAGCCTGGATTTGAGAAACAATACCATCGTGACAAAGACAGTAGAAGCCGCTAATGAAGAGGAACTGGAAGGTACGATCAAAGTTATGGGCGGTGAGGACTGGATGGACTGGATGGATGCCCTGACAAATGCCGGTGTGCTCTCTGACAACGCTGTGACAGTGGCTTATTCTTACATCGGTCCGGAACTGACCTATCCTATTTATACAGAAGGAACCATCGGACAGGCGAAAAAGCATTTGACAGAAACCGCAGGCAGGATACAGGAAAAGCATCCCGGTGTATGCGCATATATTTCTGTGAATAAAGCCCTTGTGACACAGGCCAGCGCAGCAATCCCCATTGTGCCCCTTTATTTTGCCATTCTCTATAAGGTGATGAAAGAGCAGGGAACACATGAGGGATGCATTGAGCAGATTTCACGTCTGTTCCATGACAAACTCTTTCAGGAGGAGATCCCCACAGACCAGCAGGGACGCATCCGCATGGATGACTGGGAACTGGCGCCTCAGGTACAGGATGCGGTTATGGACTGCTGGAAGGAAGTAAATACAGAGAATGTGGAACAGCTTTCTGATATTGAAGGGTACTGGGAAGATTTCTATCACATGTTCGGTTTTCATCTTGACAATGTGGATTACAGCAGAGATGTGGAGATACAGGTGGAGATTCCAAGCCTGGCAGAGTGAGAAGGTTCCGTGGAGATCCAGTGGTGATTCAGATAGCTGCCTCGGTATTGCCTTGCATTTGCAGGCAATACCTGGCGGGACAGCGGCTGTGAACAAAAATAGCTGCTGCTGTAAAATACAGGAACCGGAAAATAACTCTTGTTTTTTATCCGGTTTTTTCATATACTGTTTATAACAGCAGCGCAGCACCTTTTTCAGACAACGGTATTCTCTGTTTAGATTATCCGCTTTGCTATACTTTTCTTATTTATCTTTCATAATAAAAGTCTTATATGTCCGGTTCAGGACAAAATCTCATTGAAATAAAAAATTAAACAATTAAAAAATAAAAATCATGGTAAAACCGTTGCCTGCAAAATAATAATTTGCTATAGTATAGAAAAAGACATAATATGTCTGTATATATTTACAAATGCGATGCTGTGTAAGCGGATGCTTTCTCAGAGTGCCTGTAAGGAGGTACAGTGAAAAAATCCAGGCCGTCCGCTGTGCGTCAGAAGTTCCCTGTCCATTCGGAACATGAAGATAAGGCTATGAAGACCGCAGTGTCTTTCTTTGCCAGGGAACTGCTGCCTATGGCGGGCGTGAAGCAGAAGGTCAGAGGGATAGCTCCCACAGAGAGTATCCATCTGGAACTAAAAAAATTCTATGAGGATTTGAATCTGATCATGGAAGATGACTCCTGCGGCCATCTGGAGTTCCAGAGCAGGGATGGAGGAATCGAGGATATGAGGCGGTTCCGGCTTTATGAGAGTATTATCAGCTATCAGTTTGGAATGGATGTTGTTACCTATGTTATATATAGCGGCAGCGTAAAACATCCTGTGACAGCTATGAAATGTGGTAAAAACACTTATAAAGTGGTCCCTGTCATGTTGTCTGACAGAGATGGTGACAAACTTCTAAGAAAACTGGAAAAGAAACAGGGAGAGGGCAGGAAACTATCACGAAAAGATTTGGCAAAGCTTTCTCTGCTTCCCGTATTAGGAGGCGAACTTTCCCAGAAAGACAAGATTGAGCGGGCTTTTCGGCTTACTGCCGGCCAGGAGGCAACGCAGGAACTAAAGAAAACGGAATCTATTTTGTACACGTTGGCGGAAAAATTCCTGAAAAAAGAGGAATTGGAAGAGATTAAGGAGGTGCTTAGTATGACATGGCTGTACAGTATGTTGACTGAAGATGCAAAAAAAGAAGGTGAGCGAAAAGGTGAGCGAAAAGGCGAACAAATAGGCGAACAGCGGGGAAAACAGATGGGTCTGGAAAATGCGGCGGTTCGTTTTCTTGACATTCTTCCCCCGGAAGTAGTTGCAGAAAAGTTAGATATTCCGCTGGAGCGGATCAAAGAACTCCTGCAGAAATAATAAATCTAAGCGGAACTGTTCGATATTCGTGCGGATAGTCCAGTAAAAGCGCAGAAATTTGGGGAAATCCCATCTGCGCAATATGACAAAACAAAAAGCGCCAGCCGGATATACTTGTATTCTTCCGGCTGGCAATTCATGGAATCCATTTCATTATTTCAGAAACCGAAGCAGATTATCCCCCATCACATCATTCCACTCTTCCTGTGTAAGTCCCGCATGTTCTCTGATATCCTCCACAAACATGGAGAAATCCATCTCCCTGCATTTGGAGGGATAGAGGAGCAGCGGGAAATCACTTCCGAAAAGCAGCCGTTTGCTGCCGATCATGGAGATGACAGCCCGAAAGCTTCGGATGTGGTAGAGCAGGGGATTGGCGGCTGTGTCATAATATACATTTTCAAACTTTCCGCTGTATTTTGGATTCATTTCATAGAAGGGCAGTCCGCCCCCCATATGTGCTAAAATAAGCTTTAAATCCGGGTATTTTTTCACCAGCCCTGGAATGGGGGCAAGGCTTGTAAAATCCCTGCCCGGATAGGCATGGCCCACCGGTTCTCCGCAGTGGATGCATACGGCAAGACCATAATGCTGTGCGCACTCGAGAACGTCTATAAGATCGGGATCTTCAAAATCATATCCGTTTCCCCCGGGACCCAGCTCTCCGATACCGGTGAAGCCCAGTTTGGCACACCGCTCAATTTCGGAGATGGCTTTTTCGCGGAATTTGGGATTGATGGAAATAAAGCCTTTCAGTCTGTCGGGATGGCGTTTCATCATGTCAGCCATGTAATCGTTGTGCATGGTCATCAGGCCTTCGTCATTCCAGTACCACCCCTGCATGACAAGACCGTAAATGCCGGCTTTGTCTGCGCATTCCAGAGCTTCCTCGGCATTGGCCCAGGCTTCTTCGGTTCCCTTGCCGTTTTCCGGCTTTTTTGTGAGAAGGGCAAACCAGTTGTCCCTGACAGCGTATTTCTCCCAGTTCTGGTAAATCTCAGGGGGAAAGAGATGAACATGGCTGTCCCAGATTTTAAAATCATGCATGGCAGATCCTCCGCAGGAGATTATTTGTAACGGTACGGTATCTTTACAGTTACCATCATTGTTACTCTTTTTCTTCCATATCCTGTTCACTGGGAAGACCGGCAATAAATTCATGGAAACTCTCTGCGGCAGCCATGTACTCATCCTCCCGTTCAATATTGGTCACTACAGGATTGCCCTCTTCGTCTTCCGCGTAGCGGAACAGATAAGTCTCTCCTGATGTGCTCTTACCGTCCTTGTCGAGGGGAACAAGGGCAATAAACTCACCGAAGTCTTCCACCGGGAATGTGGTGAGCACTGCGCACTCCAGAACGGTGTTGTCTTCCAGGGTCAGTTTGATCGTGGGGTTTGGAACCCTGGGAATGGAACCTTTGCCGGCGCTGGAGCAGTTTGAGCTGCAGGAAGCGCAGTCGCTTGGGTCGCAGCCGCCGATATTTGCTGTGAATGTTTCTTCACTCATATGTGTTACCTCTCTTCTTTTCTTTCAGTATAAGGGTTCAGCAGAGCAGATGCGCAGGCCTGCCAAACTCTCACCTCTCGGTTTTCCAAATACGGCAAAACACTGCATTTGGACTGCTTTCATACTATCAGATTAAAGAAAAGATTGCAACAGTTACGAATTGGCGATTGCATTTTTATGGGGTCACACGTATAATGAGAGTAGTCTTCAGAAGAAGACAAGAGAATCGCTGGGGTTCCCGGCGATTGCGTACGAGGTATCAAAGAGGGAGGAATCATTGTGAAGCGGGACACTTCCTATGTGATCAAGAGAGCAGAGCATTTTAAGTCCATTCTGACAGCCGAAGGCTTTTTAGTGGGGATCGTGGCCGGACTTGTGGTGCTTTTATACAGAGTGCTTCTGGAGTATGCGGGCAGGGGTATGAATCTTGTCCTTGAATATGGAAGAAAGTATCCCCTGATCGCGGGATGCTGGTTTTTGGTTCTGTTTATTCTGGCCTGTATTGTAGGGCGTCTGGTAAAATATGAGTCATTCATCTCCGGGAGTGGTATTCCACAGGTGGAAGGTGAGATGGCAGGAAAGTTAAATCAGGTCTGGTGGAGAGTGCTGCCTGCAAAATTTCTGGGAGGTTTTTTGTCACTGTTTGCAGGGCTGTCACTTGGAAGAGAGGGTCCCTCCATACAGATTGGAGCTATGGCAGGAAAGGCAGTATCAAAGATACTGGACAGGAGCAAGACAGAAGAAAAGTTCCTTCTTACCTGCGGTGCCAGCGCAGGTCTTTCGGCTGCATTCCATGCGCCGCTGGCAGGCGTAATGTTTTCTCTGGAGGAGATCCACAAGAATTTTTCAGTGTCTGTGCTGGTGTCTGTCATGACAGCGTCTATTACGGCAGATTACATATCCTCCAGGTTTCTGGGATTCCGTTCTGTCTTTCAGTTTGAGATAACAGGCTCTATTCCGGCGAAGTATTACGGACATATTATCGTTCTGGGAATCATCCTGGGAGTGATGGGAGCTTTCTATAATAAGATGACGCTTTTTGTGCAGTCTTTATTTGGAAAGATACAGGGAAAGAGAGCTGAGACGACCAGACTTCTCATTCCGTTTCTGCTGGCAGGTGCCCTGGGGTTTATCATGCCGGAGATTTTGGGCAGCGGGCATAACATTATTGATATTATCACAGAGGGCAATGCGATGTTTACCACCATCCTTCTGCTTTTTGTGATGAAACTGTTATTTTCTGTCATTTCATTTGGGTCCGGTGCGCCGGGAGGAATCTTCTTTCCTCTGTTGGTACTGGGGGCCTTGATCGGCGGAGCATACGGAACCTTTGCAGTGCAGTACCTGGGACTTGACGCGGCTTATCTGAACAATCTGATCATGCTGGCAATGGCCGGGTA is a window encoding:
- the fabV gene encoding enoyl-ACP reductase FabV gives rise to the protein MIVEPKVREFICTTAHPEGCRENVKRQIAYVKGKGEVRGPKKVLVIGASTGYGLASRITAAFACQASTIGIMFEKPSSGKRTATPGWYNTAAFEKFAKEEGLYAKSINGDAFSTEVKQQAIEMIKADLGQVDMVIYSLAAPRRTTADNKTWSSTLKTTTGAFTEKSLDLRNNTIVTKTVEAANEEELEGTIKVMGGEDWMDWMDALTNAGVLSDNAVTVAYSYIGPELTYPIYTEGTIGQAKKHLTETAGRIQEKHPGVCAYISVNKALVTQASAAIPIVPLYFAILYKVMKEQGTHEGCIEQISRLFHDKLFQEEIPTDQQGRIRMDDWELAPQVQDAVMDCWKEVNTENVEQLSDIEGYWEDFYHMFGFHLDNVDYSRDVEIQVEIPSLAE
- a CDS encoding amidohydrolase family protein, with translation MHDFKIWDSHVHLFPPEIYQNWEKYAVRDNWFALLTKKPENGKGTEEAWANAEEALECADKAGIYGLVMQGWYWNDEGLMTMHNDYMADMMKRHPDRLKGFISINPKFREKAISEIERCAKLGFTGIGELGPGGNGYDFEDPDLIDVLECAQHYGLAVCIHCGEPVGHAYPGRDFTSLAPIPGLVKKYPDLKLILAHMGGGLPFYEMNPKYSGKFENVYYDTAANPLLYHIRSFRAVISMIGSKRLLFGSDFPLLLYPSKCREMDFSMFVEDIREHAGLTQEEWNDVMGDNLLRFLK
- a CDS encoding DUF1292 domain-containing protein, which translates into the protein MSEETFTANIGGCDPSDCASCSSNCSSAGKGSIPRVPNPTIKLTLEDNTVLECAVLTTFPVEDFGEFIALVPLDKDGKSTSGETYLFRYAEDEEGNPVVTNIEREDEYMAAAESFHEFIAGLPSEQDMEEKE
- a CDS encoding ClC family H(+)/Cl(-) exchange transporter, which produces MKRDTSYVIKRAEHFKSILTAEGFLVGIVAGLVVLLYRVLLEYAGRGMNLVLEYGRKYPLIAGCWFLVLFILACIVGRLVKYESFISGSGIPQVEGEMAGKLNQVWWRVLPAKFLGGFLSLFAGLSLGREGPSIQIGAMAGKAVSKILDRSKTEEKFLLTCGASAGLSAAFHAPLAGVMFSLEEIHKNFSVSVLVSVMTASITADYISSRFLGFRSVFQFEITGSIPAKYYGHIIVLGIILGVMGAFYNKMTLFVQSLFGKIQGKRAETTRLLIPFLLAGALGFIMPEILGSGHNIIDIITEGNAMFTTILLLFVMKLLFSVISFGSGAPGGIFFPLLVLGALIGGAYGTFAVQYLGLDAAYLNNLIMLAMAGYFTAIVRAPITGIILIFEMTGSVSQMLSLSLVSIVAFLVATAVKSQPIYESLLENLLRKRGEHVPEKTGEKILQEFVVRHNCELQNKMVQQIEWPKNCLLVAVQRSGTELIPKGRTILMASDTIITMTDEQDAPAVHDRMEVLCSEQEKLK